From Abiotrophia defectiva ATCC 49176:
ACTTCAAATTGTTTGACCTTTGGCTTAAGTAAATAGGCTGCACTCGCTTGATAGATAGGGGCGACCACGCCATCTTCTTTGACTAAGATTTTTTCTGCCTCAATTAAGGTTTCGCGACGCTTGGCAGGATCTTTAGCATAGTCATTGCGAGCTAATTCGACTAACTTATCAAATTCAGGATTAGCATATTTGGCGAAGTTAGTCCCGCCACCTGTCTTGTACTGTTCAATAAAGTTAACCGCATCCTGATATTCAGGAGTCCAAGTCCCATAGAAAATATCATAATCCAATTTACGTTGAATTTCCAGACGATTCTTAAGTGGCACCGAAAGGACGCTTAGCTTGAGACCAGGTAAATTCTTCTCCAGTTCTTCCTTGAGGAATTCTGCTGTTCGTTTGGAGAGGCCTACGTCTGATGTTAAGAGTTGTAACTCAATCGTCTCTTGGCCTAGTTCTTCCTTAGCCTTAGCCCAATCTGCCTGTGCTGCTTGGACATCGTAAGTCAACATTGGACCTGCCTTGTCTTGATAATCCTCACCTGCTTCATTGACGTCAAAAGATTTAGGCACTAAGTTGTTGAGTGGCTGAGAGCCGTCCTGAATGACAGAATCTGCGTAGACTTGCTTATCAAATGCCTGGGCAATAGCTCGACGGAGAGCTGCATTGCCTGTTGTCGGACGAGTCGTGTTGAAACTCAGATAACCGATTGTCGCTTTGGGAATACTGTGGAAGTCTGGCGCACCGGAGTATTCTTGGACAAATTGATCGGACAAGGTCGTGAAGTCCAACTGATTACTATCAAATAAATCTGCCCCGGTCGAATTCTCTTTAATGACTTGTTGATGCACCTGGGTCAGATAAACATGACTGGCATCCCAGTATTGAGGATTTTTAACTAAGTCCCACTCTAGGTTGGTCCCATTCCATCCTTGAATCGTAAAGGGCCCGTTAGTCACCACATTCTCTGCTGTGGTCCCATAGCTATCCCCTTTTTCTTGGAAGAAGGCCTTGTTAATCGGCATATAGCGTGAACCTGTTAGAATCTTAGCTAGGGCCGGCACTGGATATTCCAAGGTTAGTTCCAGGGTTTTATCATCAAGGGCCTTGACTCCTAATTCTTCGACAGGCTTGTCACCATTACGGATAGCTGCCCCATTCTTAAGAATTTCAATCGAGGTCACGCTCGTACCAGCTTGACGATCCGCTAGACGCCGGAAGGCCAACTCAAAGTCTTGTGCCTTAACTGGATCACCATTGGACCAATAAATGTCATCTCGCAAGGTGAAGGTGTGGGTTAAGCCATCCTCACTGACCTTAACAGAAGCTGCCTGTCCCAGTTCCACTTCTTTCGCATTCTTAATTCGATAGAGGCCTTCAAAAACTTGTCCGATGACATCCATGCTGGCGATATCTGAGTAGAGACCAGAATCTAAGGTGGCCAACTCAGATGGGGCTGGGATACTTAGTTTTTGTTCAATGGCAGGACTAAGGCTTACTTCTTGAGCTGATATCGTGGACTGCTGAGCTGTTAGGAGCGTGCTGGCCGTAAGTCCTAGCGCGAGTAAGGAACGAAAAATTGTCTTGATGCTAGTCATAAGTCAACCTCCTTAGGGTTAAAGATATGTTAGGGACTAGTTTAAGACTTTTATTAGTGATAGTCAAAGATACTTTTACTATAAGCTACTATAGCGAATGGCTATATGCCTTTATCATGCCATCCCCCTATCCTTGGAGC
This genomic window contains:
- a CDS encoding peptide ABC transporter substrate-binding protein; protein product: MTSIKTIFRSLLALGLTASTLLTAQQSTISAQEVSLSPAIEQKLSIPAPSELATLDSGLYSDIASMDVIGQVFEGLYRIKNAKEVELGQAASVKVSEDGLTHTFTLRDDIYWSNGDPVKAQDFELAFRRLADRQAGTSVTSIEILKNGAAIRNGDKPVEELGVKALDDKTLELTLEYPVPALAKILTGSRYMPINKAFFQEKGDSYGTTAENVVTNGPFTIQGWNGTNLEWDLVKNPQYWDASHVYLTQVHQQVIKENSTGADLFDSNQLDFTTLSDQFVQEYSGAPDFHSIPKATIGYLSFNTTRPTTGNAALRRAIAQAFDKQVYADSVIQDGSQPLNNLVPKSFDVNEAGEDYQDKAGPMLTYDVQAAQADWAKAKEELGQETIELQLLTSDVGLSKRTAEFLKEELEKNLPGLKLSVLSVPLKNRLEIQRKLDYDIFYGTWTPEYQDAVNFIEQYKTGGGTNFAKYANPEFDKLVELARNDYAKDPAKRRETLIEAEKILVKEDGVVAPIYQASAAYLLKPKVKQFEVLPFGRSNNLRPVYIDE